Part of the Jatrophihabitans sp. GAS493 genome, GTGGTGGCGACGATGGAACCGGCGGCCACACCGTCGGCGTTGGTCAGAGCCGACCCGGCCGTCGCCAGCGCGGCCGTCCCGTTCTTCTTGGTGAAGGTGACGGTGACGCCCTTGACCGGGGCACCGGTGGCGGTGTCGGTGACGACGGCCCGCATGACCGCACCCGCGCCCGTGCAGACGCTCGCGCTGCTGCCGGACTGCGACGCGACACTGAAGGCGACTGAGAGAGCGCGCTTCACGGTCGGGATGCTGAAGGTGATCGCCGAGGTGACGACCTTCGTGGCGCCGGCGGTGTCGGTGACGGTCACGGTGATGCTGCTGGTCGTCGCCAGCGCCGCATTGCAGGTGAGGGTCGTCTGGGCCGAGGTCGCTGAAGCGAAGGTGCAGTCGGCGCGGGCCGACTTCCAGGCGATCGTCGCCACCGCGTCACCGGCCGGCAGCGATGGAGTCATCGTCACCGTGGTGCCGAGACCCGGGGTGAGCGGGTTGCTCACCGACACCGACGCACCGAGCTTGGTGATCGGGCCGACGACCCCGCTGGCGCTGAAGGAGTTGGCCGTGTTCGGGGTACCGAGACCGGTCGGGCCATCCCAGCCGGTGACGGAGCTGCAGAGCTGGTGCACGGTGCAGGTTCCGTTGGTGCCGGAGGTGACGTCGTTCAGGTCACCGGTGTGCAGGTAGGGGTAGGTGTTCGGGTAGTCGCTGGCGCCCGGCGTGCCGGCCAGCGCGTAGACCGAGGCGATGATCGGCGAGGAGGCGCTGGTGCCGCCGTAGACACCCCAGCCACCGTTGTAGACGGCGACACCGGTGTTCGGGTTGGCCACCGCGGAGACGTCGGCCACGGCGCGCTTGGCGCATCCGGTGGCGACGCCGATCTGGAAGGTGGGCTGGTTGGCCACCGTCGAGCAGCCACTGCCGGCGCCGGCCCAGGCCGTCTCGGTGAAGCCACGGGGCGTCGAGGCGATGCTCAGCGAGGTGCCGCCGACGGCGGTGACGTACGGGGAGCTGGCCGGGTAGCTGACGCCATAGCCGTTGTCACCGGTGCTGGCCGTGATGGCCACGCCCGGGTGGTTGTAGTAGGAGTCATATCCGCTGGTGTCGCCGCCGCCGTAACTATTGGAGACGAACTTGGCGCCGAGGGAGACCGCGGTGTTCACGGCCGTACCTAGGTCGGAGAGGTAGGAGCTGTTGGCCTCCAGAAGCAGGATGTTGCACTGCGGGCAGATGGCCGAGACCATGTCGACGTCGAGGGCGATCTCGCCGGCCCAGCCGCTGTTGGTGGCCGGAAGGGGGGACGCGGCGCCGTTCTGGTTGACCTTTCGGAAGCAGCCGTTGGCCGTGGTGCAGGCGGGCAGGCCGTACTGCGCGCGGTAGACGGCCAGGTCGGACTCTGCGTTCGGGTTGTTGTAGGCGTCGACGATGGCGACGGTCTGACCGCTACCCCGTGAGGCGTCCAATCCGTAGGCCGCGACGAGGCTGGCCGGACCGAAGCCGGAGGGCGAGCTCATCGGGACGACCTGACCGGGGGCGGCGGCGGCAAGTGCCGCAGTCTGCTGCACATCCGTGCGCCGGACGCTGAGGCAGGTCGCCTGCCCAGGCGCCGGGGCGGGGCAGTTGGCGACGACGTCGGTCGTCGGGGGGCTCACCGTGGCCGCTTGGGCGACCGAGCTCTGCAGGCTGACCGAGATCAGGCCGGCAACTAGGGAGACAACGCCGAGTATTGCGATACGTCGGCGGTTGCGCGGAGCGGCAGCGGTGTCTGGTACAGCGACGCGGCCGATGGCGGGGGGATTCATCGCGACTCCATGTCTGAAAGCAAGCCGTCGATCCTTCGACAGCCGTGTAGCTAACAGCAACCTAACAGCGTTTCCCGGTACTCGCAGGCTGAACTGAGAAGAATTCTCCTTGCGCGACGGCAGGTCCGGCGCGAAAGTTAGCGGTACTCGAATTTCCGCTAAATACAAGCGGTACTAACCGGGCGCAGTGCGAGTCAGAGCGAATCCAGCGGGATCGACACGTCCGCCAAACGTTGGGGTTCCTGCCGTTCGCCGGCGCTGATGATCGCCTTGATCGGTTCGACGACGTCCCAGACGTTCACGTTCATGCCGGCCAGCACGCGACCATCCAGCAGCCAGAATGCGACGAACTCCCTGGCCGCGGCGTCACCCCGGAAGATCACCTCGTCGTACTTGCCGGGTTCGACGTAGCCGACGTACTCCATCCCGAGGTCGTACTGATCCGTATAGAAATACGGGAGATCGCGATAGCTGGCTGCCTCACCGCGCATCGCGGCGGCAGCGACCTTGGGCTGCTTCAGCGCGTTCGCCCAGTGCTCGACCCGGATTCGCCTTTGCAACAAGGGGTGAAAAGCGTTGGCGACGTCTCCCGCCGCGAAGATGTCCGGGTCGCTGCTGCGCAGCGCGTCATCGACGAGTACCCCGTTGTCGACCTCCAGGCCGGCCTGTTCGGCCAGGCTGACGTTCGGCACGACGCCGACGCCGATCAGCACCGCGTCGGCGCTGATCAGGCTCCCATCGCCCAGCCTCACCCCGGTCGCCCGTCCGTCAGCGGTGGTGATCTCCTGCAGTTGGACCCCCAGCCGCAGGTCCACCCCGTGAGCTCGGTGCAGATCGGCGAAGACGCTGGCGACCTGTGGGCCGAGAACCCGCAGCAGCGGCAGTTCGGCCGACTCG contains:
- a CDS encoding NAD(P)/FAD-dependent oxidoreductase is translated as MPSNETFVIVGASLAGAKAAEALREQGFDGRVILLGDEVHRPYERPPLSKGYLTGKAERDSVFVHPANWYSEQNVELQVATTVTGIDRSRHQIVLADDESIRYDRLLLTTGARPRPLSLPGSDAAGVHYLRTLDDSESLGRVLATAKRLVVIGAGWIGLEAAAAARAAGVEVSVVESAELPLLRVLGPQVASVFADLHRAHGVDLRLGVQLQEITTADGRATGVRLGDGSLISADAVLIGVGVVPNVSLAEQAGLEVDNGVLVDDALRSSDPDIFAAGDVANAFHPLLQRRIRVEHWANALKQPKVAAAAMRGEAASYRDLPYFYTDQYDLGMEYVGYVEPGKYDEVIFRGDAAAREFVAFWLLDGRVLAGMNVNVWDVVEPIKAIISAGERQEPQRLADVSIPLDSL